A region of Sphingobacteriales bacterium DNA encodes the following proteins:
- a CDS encoding T9SS type B sorting domain-containing protein, with protein MLLFVLFEGKTIAQQGNVWTFGYHTGIDFNTNPPVVLKSLPSIQQPNSSASICDSFGRLLLYSDGFNVYNEKNQLITNGNGLKGSELSNQGVLIVPSSVQQGKFIILTLADNSKSKQGLFYSIADINSQSLTGKNILLAEGTFLNITVIPHINGKNQWIIAKKYPDTFFVFQMVNDNFSKPVKIYFSKPSVYRPEKIYHSYLTPSFDGNLLVESCYFTRSNTVRNANYASYVFFYSFDPATGQLANRQIIFVSTDKDNGYPKHQYNQAAFSPNDSMIYITDIAIYPRSAPLIQLNRYTKEFQEITSGVKDEALTAIKTGPDGKIYLTYLNRPYLAVIRFPNKKGNECRFIDNYMKINLNIFTWLSFPNNYFKPTQVGFEYQLRCDSTVVLKSKSDSAFFSKYVWIFPNGDSAIGKTCVYKFGKSGWHSIKLRAETSYGYRQIYTESILLSNKPVADFGFDSNIACQWNEFRFKDLSKAELLKSKDAEKWTWYFGDGHVSAEKNPVHVYTHPGKYNITLIYDNGFCKDTIRKDSIITIIEAAKPGFTMSHTEFCAPYLLKIEDETRGIVYKYFYEFGDGSSDTQASPSHFYPNPGVYAIDQYLTSPNGCVTHAKKQLKLIQGFSGIEKTRMLTTNVIDNQSIEIKWNKLPHSASYRLLRTTDGVNYLQIAETQSTNFTEKNIHPDENIYYYRVIPVDACGRNADTSEKMNHLSLKGESSSIDYSILRWNDFTGWENGVQEYILEVRNERGEFIPFSSTKQTEYQDDKFFEAADNLEKCYRLRAIEQNGNHQASVSNEICLKYETFIYVPNAFSPNGDGINDSFTVVGMCIKNLQMIVMNYWGEVIFSSEKEKPYWDGTFKGEKVAEGPYVFRIQAETAKGEILSFEGTVQLIR; from the coding sequence TTGCTTCTGTTTGTGCTGTTTGAAGGAAAAACCATTGCTCAGCAGGGCAATGTTTGGACCTTTGGATATCACACCGGAATTGATTTCAATACCAATCCGCCTGTTGTTCTTAAATCTTTACCTTCCATTCAGCAACCGAATTCAAGTGCAAGTATTTGCGACAGTTTTGGCCGGCTGTTACTTTATTCAGATGGTTTTAATGTTTACAATGAAAAAAATCAACTTATTACTAATGGTAATGGTTTGAAAGGCAGTGAGTTATCCAATCAGGGGGTTTTAATTGTACCCTCATCCGTCCAACAGGGGAAATTTATTATTCTGACACTGGCAGACAACAGCAAGTCGAAACAGGGACTTTTCTACAGCATTGCTGACATAAACAGCCAGTCGCTGACTGGTAAAAATATTTTACTGGCTGAAGGTACTTTTCTGAATATCACTGTCATTCCTCATATCAACGGAAAAAATCAGTGGATCATTGCCAAAAAATACCCTGATACCTTTTTTGTGTTTCAGATGGTGAACGATAATTTCTCAAAACCTGTAAAAATTTATTTTTCCAAACCATCGGTTTACCGGCCTGAAAAAATATATCACAGCTATCTGACCCCTTCATTTGACGGGAATTTACTGGTAGAGAGCTGTTATTTTACCCGAAGCAACACCGTCAGAAATGCAAATTATGCCAGTTATGTGTTTTTTTACAGTTTTGATCCGGCCACAGGTCAACTTGCCAACCGGCAGATTATTTTTGTTTCTACTGATAAAGACAATGGTTATCCGAAACACCAGTACAATCAGGCAGCTTTCTCGCCAAATGATTCCATGATTTACATTACCGATATTGCAATCTATCCGAGAAGTGCCCCATTAATTCAGTTGAACCGCTATACTAAAGAATTTCAGGAAATTACAAGCGGTGTGAAAGACGAAGCACTCACAGCCATCAAAACAGGACCTGACGGAAAAATATACCTGACTTATCTGAACAGGCCTTATCTGGCTGTCATCAGATTTCCGAATAAAAAAGGAAATGAATGCAGGTTCATCGACAACTACATGAAAATCAATCTGAATATTTTCACCTGGTTATCATTTCCCAACAATTATTTCAAGCCTACTCAGGTGGGTTTTGAATATCAGTTGCGTTGCGATTCTACGGTTGTCCTGAAAAGTAAAAGTGATTCAGCATTTTTCTCAAAATATGTCTGGATATTCCCAAACGGAGACTCAGCCATTGGTAAAACTTGTGTGTATAAATTTGGCAAATCGGGTTGGCATAGCATAAAACTCAGAGCAGAAACATCTTATGGCTACCGTCAAATCTATACTGAAAGCATTTTATTGAGCAATAAACCAGTTGCCGACTTTGGGTTTGATTCCAATATTGCCTGCCAGTGGAATGAGTTCAGGTTTAAAGACCTTTCCAAAGCGGAATTGCTGAAATCAAAAGATGCTGAAAAATGGACATGGTATTTTGGTGACGGGCATGTTTCGGCTGAAAAAAATCCGGTACATGTCTATACACATCCCGGGAAGTACAACATCACCCTGATTTATGACAATGGTTTTTGTAAAGATACCATACGTAAAGACAGCATAATCACCATCATAGAGGCAGCAAAACCAGGATTTACGATGAGCCATACTGAATTCTGTGCTCCCTATCTCCTGAAAATCGAGGATGAAACGCGGGGAATTGTGTACAAATATTTCTATGAATTCGGAGACGGCAGCAGCGATACCCAGGCTTCCCCATCCCATTTCTATCCCAATCCCGGTGTATATGCTATCGACCAGTATCTGACTTCTCCCAATGGATGTGTAACACATGCAAAAAAACAACTCAAACTGATTCAGGGGTTTTCAGGGATAGAAAAAACCCGTATGCTTACCACAAATGTTATTGATAATCAATCTATTGAGATTAAATGGAATAAGCTCCCCCACTCCGCATCTTACCGCCTGCTGCGCACTACCGATGGTGTAAATTACCTTCAGATTGCAGAGACTCAATCGACCAATTTTACTGAAAAAAATATCCATCCTGATGAAAACATTTATTATTACAGGGTTATTCCCGTTGATGCCTGTGGAAGAAATGCCGATACCTCTGAAAAAATGAATCATCTAAGCCTGAAAGGAGAAAGCAGCAGCATTGATTACAGTATTTTAAGATGGAATGATTTTACAGGCTGGGAAAACGGTGTTCAGGAATATATCCTCGAAGTCAGGAATGAACGGGGAGAATTTATACCATTTTCTTCAACAAAACAAACAGAATATCAGGATGATAAATTCTTTGAAGCAGCAGATAATTTAGAAAAATGCTACCGTCTCAGAGCCATAGAACAGAACGGTAACCATCAGGCAAGCGTCAGCAACGAAATTTGTCTGAAATACGAAACCTTTATTTATGTCCCCAATGCTTTTTCTCCCAACGGAGATGGAATAAACGACAGCTTTACAGTGGTCGGTATGTGCATTAAAAACCTGCAGATGATAGTTATGAACTACTGGGGCGAAGTCATTTTTTCATCAGAAAAGGAAAAACCCTATTGGGACGGAACATTTAAAGGTGAAAAAGTTGCTGAAGGTCCCTATGTTTTCCGTATTCAGGCTGAAACAGCCAAAGGTGAAATCCTGAGTTTTGAAGGAACTGTTCAGCTTATCCGCTGA
- a CDS encoding T9SS type A sorting domain-containing protein encodes MKKVAIIFVFFLIITSIYAQQLKIAVLSDIHYFDPALLIKDGKAFEDYLAGDRKMLRESEAILQAALDTIKLQNFDMLLITGDLTKDGEQSSHQKLAAMLGNMESNGIKVFVCPGNHDINNPNAVSYNDTTTTKVSTVSPVQFSTIYKDFGYDEAIYRDNASLSYVAEPVNGVWILSIDACQYKNNLTLGYPETKGSLSWATRQWIKDRLYEAKKNNKKVIAMMHHNLIQHFSGQKLAFPDYVIENSDSIAAEFVKNGLKIIFTGHFHAMDAIELKSGTDAIIDAQTGSLITYPCPYRIAELKNDQILYLSGRRIHQIVYPTGNKTFQKYALDFIQNGTPAIIKAQLMSPPYSLNDSIATWLTPAIVETLIAHFQGNEGEPSPQTKDIIDELKMSSYAFMAVILESIWNDAAPDDWNFSVNLRVVDALAELKPYSCQLIVHQEGNGISVWNEESEMLEYQLFDMSGNLYENSRQAGNNHIYFNDLNPGTYLFRMKTNSTFCSSKIIVR; translated from the coding sequence ATGAAAAAAGTAGCCATTATCTTCGTTTTTTTCCTGATAATCACCAGTATATATGCCCAACAGTTGAAAATAGCTGTCCTGAGTGATATTCATTATTTTGATCCGGCACTTTTAATTAAAGACGGAAAAGCTTTTGAAGATTATCTTGCCGGTGACCGCAAAATGTTGCGCGAGAGCGAAGCCATTCTTCAGGCTGCTCTGGATACCATAAAATTGCAGAATTTTGATATGCTGTTAATTACAGGCGATCTGACAAAAGATGGCGAACAATCCTCACATCAGAAACTTGCTGCCATGCTCGGCAATATGGAAAGTAATGGAATAAAAGTGTTTGTTTGTCCGGGTAATCACGATATTAATAATCCAAATGCAGTCAGTTACAACGATACTACTACCACAAAGGTTTCAACAGTTTCACCGGTTCAATTCAGCACTATCTACAAGGATTTTGGTTATGACGAAGCCATTTACCGCGACAATGCCAGCCTGAGCTATGTGGCTGAGCCGGTTAACGGAGTCTGGATTTTATCCATCGATGCCTGTCAGTATAAAAACAACCTGACTCTGGGATATCCGGAAACAAAAGGTAGCCTGAGCTGGGCGACCCGGCAATGGATCAAGGATAGACTTTATGAGGCCAAAAAAAACAACAAGAAGGTAATAGCCATGATGCACCACAACCTGATTCAGCATTTCAGCGGCCAAAAACTGGCATTTCCCGATTATGTCATCGAAAACTCTGACAGCATTGCCGCAGAATTTGTGAAAAATGGCTTAAAAATCATTTTCACAGGTCATTTTCATGCGATGGATGCCATTGAATTGAAATCAGGAACTGATGCTATTATTGATGCCCAAACAGGCTCTCTCATTACTTATCCATGTCCTTACCGCATTGCCGAACTGAAAAACGATCAGATACTTTATCTGTCTGGCAGAAGAATACACCAAATCGTCTATCCGACAGGAAACAAGACTTTTCAGAAATATGCACTGGATTTTATTCAAAACGGAACCCCTGCCATCATCAAAGCACAACTGATGAGCCCGCCTTACAGCCTGAACGACAGCATTGCCACCTGGCTGACTCCGGCAATTGTTGAAACCCTTATTGCTCATTTTCAGGGAAATGAAGGAGAACCATCTCCGCAGACAAAGGATATCATTGACGAGTTGAAAATGAGTTCCTATGCTTTCATGGCTGTGATTCTTGAATCTATCTGGAATGATGCAGCCCCTGACGACTGGAATTTCAGTGTTAATCTTCGTGTGGTGGATGCTCTTGCCGAATTAAAACCGTATTCATGTCAGCTTATTGTTCATCAGGAAGGGAATGGCATTTCTGTCTGGAATGAGGAATCTGAAATGCTTGAATATCAATTGTTTGACATGTCAGGAAATCTTTATGAAAACAGCCGGCAGGCTGGTAACAATCACATTTATTTCAACGATTTAAATCCCGGGACCTATTTGTTCCGAATGAAAACAAATTCGACTTTTTGTAGTTCAAAGATTATTGTCAGATAA
- a CDS encoding response regulator transcription factor, with protein sequence MEEKIRSVIVEDEKNSMMALQTLLEKYCPQVEVVGVAANVREGIQVIDDIQPDLVFLDIAMPDGDGFEILEKVEYKFFDVIFTTAYDQFALKAFEFSALHYLLKPINFKDLQEAVGRVKKISTEDEYNTRLKVLQENMSDQQTKIILPTLEGLHVIDIDSIVRCESDNNYTIFHLLNKSRLVVSKSLNNFEKLLADKNFVRIHSRHLINMKYLKKYVKGRGGYVVLEDGSQADVSTSRVKDFMNNLKKVAKFLGGN encoded by the coding sequence ATGGAAGAAAAAATACGTTCTGTCATCGTGGAAGATGAAAAAAACAGCATGATGGCACTGCAAACATTGCTGGAAAAATATTGTCCGCAGGTAGAAGTGGTAGGTGTTGCCGCAAACGTTCGCGAAGGCATACAGGTCATTGACGATATTCAGCCCGACCTCGTTTTTCTCGATATTGCGATGCCTGATGGTGACGGTTTCGAAATCCTCGAAAAAGTTGAATACAAATTCTTTGATGTCATATTTACAACCGCCTACGACCAGTTTGCCCTCAAAGCATTTGAGTTCTCAGCTTTGCACTATTTACTTAAACCAATCAATTTCAAGGATTTACAGGAGGCTGTGGGCAGGGTCAAAAAAATAAGCACCGAAGATGAGTATAATACCCGGCTGAAAGTATTGCAGGAAAATATGTCGGATCAGCAGACCAAAATAATCCTTCCCACACTCGAAGGCCTCCATGTTATTGATATTGATTCAATTGTCCGCTGTGAATCGGATAATAATTACACCATCTTCCACCTGCTGAACAAAAGCCGCCTTGTGGTTTCAAAAAGCCTGAATAACTTTGAAAAACTTTTGGCCGATAAAAATTTTGTCCGCATCCATTCACGGCACCTGATCAATATGAAATACCTGAAGAAGTATGTAAAAGGACGAGGAGGTTATGTAGTTCTTGAAGATGGTTCGCAGGCTGATGTCTCCACTTCGCGGGTAAAAGACTTCATGAACAACCTCAAAAAAGTGGCTAAATTTTTAGGTGGAAACTGA